One Helianthus annuus cultivar XRQ/B chromosome 7, HanXRQr2.0-SUNRISE, whole genome shotgun sequence genomic region harbors:
- the LOC110931350 gene encoding uncharacterized protein LOC110931350: MAIPNPNGDGFIKETMYVEYEWNPLRCLTCCVFGHSNDSCLKNPRKAVSSANQKNVRQPGNQGSRMTQKGQAVLLQLLPMVCLATWNIRGLNRPLKQTEVRQVVRENGVSFCAVLESHVEVSKLDKVCRSVFSNWEWTSNGGQCDKGTRIIIGWNTDVFDIMVLAQTSQVIHVQMIFKRDKKVIFYSIVYASNSYITRRELWSHLARHKILVANNPWVIMGNFNSALNLEDKSMGASGISTSMRDFQECVNEIEVADIKSIGFHFTWNQKPKKGVGLLKKIDRAMGNIPFVSKFPKAVALFQPYRVFDHCPCILKINKMEKKRANSFKFANFLVHKPGFMDIVKSNWDLSIMGVHQFRLVKKLRALKTTLRSLLYKQGNLHKKVDELRGKLDAIQREVEKHPFDENIRSEEANATREFQEASLDEERF, encoded by the exons ATGGCAATCCCAAATCCGAATGGTGATGGGTTTATTAAAGAAACGATGTATGTAGAATATGAATGGAACCCTCTCAGGTGCTTGACATGTTGTGTTTTCGGTCATTCTAATGACTCGTGCCTAAAAAATCCAAGGAAAGCTGTTTCGTCGGCTAATCAGAAAAATGTTAGGCAACCTGGCAATCAAG GAAGCCGAATGACACAAAAGGGGCAAGCAGTCCTTCTCCAATTGTTGCCAATGGTTTGTCTAGCCACTTGGAATattagggggttgaaccgccctctgAAACAAACGGAGGTTCGTCAGGTGGTTAGGGAAAATGGTGTTAGCTTTTGTGCAGTGCTTGAGTCTCATGTTGAAGTTAGTAAACTGGATAAAGTCTGCCGATCAGTCTTTAGTAATTGGGAGTGGACATCTAATGGGGGCCAATGTGATAAAGGTACTCGTATTATTATCGGATGGAATACGGATGTGTTTGATATCATGGTTTTAGCTCAAACATCTCAGGTTATTCATGTTCAAATGATATTCAAGAGAGATAAAAAGGTTATTTTCTATTCGATAGTGTATGCTTCTAATTCTTACATTACGAGAAGAGAGTTGTGGAGTCATTTGGCTAGGCACAAGATTCTGGTGGCAAATAATCCGTGGGTGATTATGGGGAATTTCAACTCTGCTTTGAATTTGGAAGATAAATCTATGGGAGCTTCAGGTATTTCCACTAGTATGCGAGATTTTCAAGAGTGTGTAAACGAAATTGAAGTGGCGGATATTAAAAGCATAGGTTTCCATTTTACATGGAACCAAAAGCCGAAAAAAGGCGTTGGGCTGCTGAAGAAAATCGATAGGGCCATGGGTAACATTCCGTTTGTTAGCAAATTTCCTAAAGCGGTTGCTCTGTTTCAACCATATAGAGTTTTCGACCATTGCCCTTGTATTCTTAAAATTAATAAGATGGAGAAGAAAAGAGCCAACTCGTTTAAGTTTGCTAATTTCTTGGTTCATAAACCGGGATTTATGGATATTGTGAAGAGTAACTGGGACCTTAGCATCATGGGGGTTCACCAGTTTCGTTTGGTTAAAAAGCTGCGTGCACTAAAGACTACTCTTAGATCTCTCTTATACAAGCAGGGTAACTTGCATAAAAAGGTAGATGAGTTACGCGGGAAGCTGGATGCAATTCAACGGGAGGTTGAGAAACACCCATTCGACGAAAACATTAGAAGTGAGGAAGCTAATGCTACTCGTGAATTCCAAGAAGCGAGCCTGGATGAGGAACGTTTTTAA